The Streptococcus respiraculi sequence AAAACCTGAAGAGAGAATCGGGTGGCTCTTACGGCAATTGCTCTTAAATCCAAGTGGAATTTGTACTAGTCAGTTAGAAGCACAGTTATTTATTAGCTCCTATACCTTAGACTTGGATATTCTACAGCTGAGGAAGATGATAAACGGGTATAAGGGACTATCTTTAAAAAAGAAAAAAGATACCCTGCTCTTAGAGGGCTTAGAGTATCCTAAGCGGAAGTTGTATCGCGATTTATTGACCAGCGAAATTCAAGGGGAATTTATCAATTTAAATCGTTTGGCTACTCTTTATCCCAACTTTAACATGTTGGAGATTTCAAAGCTATTTGATGCGACCTTGAAAAGACTAAATTATCAGGTTAGGTCTTCCATTATTCCTGTACTACTGGTCCATATCGGCATATCTATTGACCGCATGATGGTTGGTCAAATTGTACCTTATGATACGAAAGATAAGACGATTGAAGATAGCCAAGAATGGCAAGTGGCTCAGCAGTTTTTAGAGGAAATATCTCAGCTTCTTAGTATTTCCATTCCGACTTGTGAAGTGAAGATGATGGCTCGACTTTTAATTGGCTATCGCGAACAGGCTGTTTATCAGACTAGTTCACAACAAAGACAGTTGGAAGGCTTTGTCGAAGAAATCTTATCAGAAGTCAAAGAGACGATCGGCATTGACTTTGGCGAGGATACCGAATTTGCTCACGGCTTGTGTATTCACTTACAGGGGGTACTCGAGCGCTTGGAAAACCAGATTCATATTCCAAATTTGTTATTGAAAAATATTAAGACTCAGTATCCCTTGGTATTTGACATGGCAGTCTATATGGCCAATCGTCTATCACAGATGATTGGGATGGATTTATCCGAAGAAGAAGTGGGCTTTATCGCTCTTCACCTGGGTGCTGGTTATGCCAGAGCCTATCATGCCAAAAAACAACGGGCGATACTAGTTGGGACTATCAATCCCCACATGAAGCACCTAGTAGTTGAAAAAATCACAGATCGCTTTAAAGATCGGATTGAGATAGTGGGGACTTTGCCTTATTTTGAAGAATCTGTTGTGCTTGAGAAAAATGTGGATTTGATTGTGAGCTGCGTAGCTCTAAAACACAGGCTTCCGGTTGAGACCATTATTATTACACCATTTTTCAATGCTCAAGATGAATTGGGGTTGTTTAAATTATTAAATGAATTGGAAAAACGTCAGACCAATATTGAATTTAATATGATGATTGGGAAATTTATTGATGAGACCTTCTTTTATCCACAGTTAGAGGTTGAGACAGCCACAGAAGCCATTACAGTTATGGTGGATCGCCTAAAGCAGTATTCGATTGTGGACGATTCTTTCTTGGAATCCTGTCTCCAAAGAGAGGCCTGCTCGGCAACTTCATTTGACTATTCTCTTGCGATTCCCCATCCACTCGTTTTAAATAGCCGACAATCGGTCATTTCAATTGCTCATTTGGCTCATCCTATAGAATGGGGTGGTACAAGAGTGGAAATGGTGATGCTCCTCGCTTTAAATGAAGCAGATCGAGAATTTATGACTATATTCTTCGACTGGTTAGCTCGAATTATCTCGGATCGAGACAGTATTCAGACTTTGGTATCCATTGATAACCGAGATCAATTTATTCAATATATTGTGCAGCATTGAGGCCGTGCAGATAATTATTAGATAAAGGAGAAAATAATGCAAGACTTAGAAATGATTTGCTTTAAGATGATTAGTAACCTAGGAGCAGCACGTTCCTTATTTATGGAAGCTCTTCAGGCTGCTAAAGCGTATGAATTTGATAAGGCACGGCAACTGATCGAGGAAGGTGAAAGCTACCGCTTAAAGGGGCATGACGTTCATTTTGAGCTATTAAGTAAGGAAAGTTCAGGAGAAGGAGAAAATGTAACCTTACTACTTTTGCATGCAGAAGATCAATTGATGAGTTCAGAAATTATCAAACTGCTTGCAGAAGAAACGATTGGAGTCTATGAAACATTTCATCAATTTGAAAATAATGATTAAGGAGGTCAAGGAGATGAAAAAAATTTATTTATTTTGCAACGCTGGCATGTCTACTAGTCTAGTGGCTAGCAAAATGCAGGATGTTGCAAATCAACACCAACTACCGATTGAAGTCAAAGCGTTCTCAGATGCTAAGCTAGCTTCAACGGTCGAAGAATACCACCCAGATGTCATTTTGTTAGGACCGCAGGTCAAATTCAAATACGAAGAGACCAAGAAAAAGTATGAACCTGAAGGGATTCCAGTAGCGGTTATTGATTTAGAAGACTATGGAAATGTCAATGGTGAGCGGATTTTAAAACGAGCAATTAAGATGCTCAAGGAAAAAGGAGGAAAGTAGTATGTTGGATAAAATAGAGCGTATTTTAGCTCCTCTGGCTGTCAAATTAGGGAACAACAGGGAGTTAATTGCGATTCGTGACGGTTTCTTGGTTAGTACACCTTTATTGATTGTGGCATCTATCTTTTTGGTCATTGCCAATTTCCCAATTCCAGGCTATTCAGAATTTATCGCACACGCATTTGGACAAGGATGGGAAAGCTATTTAGACCCCATTATCAATGCTACCTTTAGCTGTGTAGGTTTACTTGGTGCAGTAGGAATTGGGTATTCGTATGGTAAGCAGCTCAATACGGATGCGATTGCAGCGGGAGCTGTGTCGCTCGTTTCCTTCTTGATTTTAGCGCCACAGGCTCATCCCAACTTTGTCGATAGTGCAACAGATAAGGTATTCAAAGGATTTGCTTTTGGAAACTTGGGCTCTGCTGGTTTGTTCATCGCGATGATTTCAGCCTTATTAGCAGTACGAATCTTTACCTTTGTAAAAAATAAGGGCTGGGTTATTAAATTACCAGACGGAGTTCCACCAGCAGTAACGGCATCTTTTGCAGCCTTGGTTCCAAGTATGTTTGTTATGTTCTTCTTCCTGCTTGTCAATATCCTATTCTCATTGACAAGTTATGGATATGCGCATAACTTTATCTATCAAATTTTGCAAGCTCCTTTAATGGGATTTGGTCAAAGTGTTATTTTTGAGCCAATCTATCAATTCCTATCTACCTTGTTCTGGTTCTTTGGAATCAATGGACCAGCGGTTACCAATACCATCTTTAGTCCAATTCACTTGGCTTTGACAACCGAAAACTTGGAAGCCTTTCAAGCAGGACTTCCTTTGCCAAATATCTTTACAGGTCCGTTTGGTGACTTCTTTGGAAACTTCGGTGGTGGGGGAAGTACCTTATCTCTTGTGCTTCTAATGGTATTTGCTGGTAAATCAGAGCGAATGAAGAAATTAGGACGCTTGTCCATTTTACCCGGTATCTTTGGTATCAACGAAATGGTCATTTTTGGTCTGCCAGTAGTATTGAATCCGGTTATTCTCGTGCCATTCCTTTTTGTTCCATTGATGAATACGGTCTTAGCAACACTTGCGACAATGGCAGGAATTATTCCTTATACAACAGGGGCTGCACTTCCATGGACAACTCCATTATTCTTCTCAGGATGGTTATCAACCGGAAGCATCGTTGCAGGTTTGTTCCAAATCTTCTTAGTTTCCTTAGGTTGTGCGGTTTACTATCCATTCTTTAAGGTACTCGATAATCAATACCTACGCGATGAGACAAGTGGCGAAAATGTAGAAGAAGATGATTTAGACGACATTTCTCTAGATGATTTGTCATTTGATTAACCAATTGTAAAATAGAAAGACGAGAGGTAGCTGCAAGAATGTCAGAAAAAGAGACGATTGCAGTTATCTCTTCTCTTTCCATACAGAAGCATATCTATTAAAAAGGGACAGGTGAATGATGAGAGTCGTATTATTTTTTGATCAAATCCAAGCAGGTGCAGGTGGAAAAGATAAGACAGATGTGCCGTTGGCTGTTGAAAAAGGTGGAATTGGTGCTTATCTAACCTTCCAGCAGTATCTGGATAAATCCTTGTCGGTTATTGCAACAACCTATTCTGGGACAGGCTATTTTCAAGATCATAAAGAAGAAGTGATTACCAAAATGTTGGGTCTTTTGAAGAAAGTAAAGGCTGATTTTGTCTTGTGCGGTCCTTGCTATAATTATGAACCCTATGCGGAAATGGCTGCTCAACTAGCTGCTGCTGTTTCTGAACAGTTACCAGACTGCCAAGCCATTGTCATGTGCTCAGAGGAAAATAAGCGAATTATTGATACCTTTAAGCAGCAAGTAGTTATGGTTAAGATGCCGAAAAAAGGTGGTGTTGGGCTTAGTGATTCCTTTAAAAATCTCTCGAAGGTCATGGTGGCAGTCGGGCAAGGTCAATCCCTAGATGATCTTGCAACATGTATATATCAGTAGGTGATGACGATGAAAGCAATTGACCGATTATATCAATTACCAGCAGTATCTGGAGATGAAAAAGAGGTTCGTGATTATTTAAAAGAGCAATACCAAACCTTGGGAATGACCATTGTCCAAGATAGGCTAGGTTCTATCTTTGCTAAGAAAGCAGGGGCAAGTTCCTGTACGGTGATGATTAGCTCTAACCTAGATGAGGCAGGAGGCATCGTTTCTGACCTTCGCGAAGATGGGACACTAGAGTTTGTCCTTGTGGGGCCGTTAGAGAAAGCAGCACTAACCTATCAGGATGTCGTAGTGCTGGACAGGAGACATAGACATTTTCTAGGGACGGTAGTTCCTTCTGGAGAGAAATTATTAGTGGATATCGGGGCCTATAGTAAAAAGGAGTTGGAATCCTACGGAATAGCGATAGGTGATACGATTGTCCTTGAACATCGAACTAGATACCTTCAACCTCATCTAGTCATGAGTAACAATCTTCAAAATAAGATTGGTCTGGTACTTGGCTTAGAGCTACTAAATGAGTTGAAAGACGAGGAGTTGCCGTATCAGCTATGTATCGGCGGTATTGCACAATCTGTTACTGGGCAAAGAGGCGCCATTACAGCTACGACAACTATTCAGCCAGATGTAGCTCTAGTTGTTGACGCTAGTCCTGTGAACGATTATCAAGAGGGCGCCTGTTACATACGCTATTTTGATAAAACGTTGTTGCCAAACCGTCAGCTCATAGATCATCTTGAACAAGTAGCTGCTAAAAACGGGATTCGTCTAATTCATGAGGTACAAGAAACCGGGACAGATGGGGCCTTTATCCACAAGAGTCTATCTGGGACACCGACAGTTGTTCTTGAAATTCCATTGAAGCAAAAAACGCCATTTTCTAATATTGTAAATATGAAGGATGTGGCGCGTTTGAAGCAGTTGATTTGTCTCTATCTACATGAGTTAACAAGCGAGGATGTGGCGTGCTATCATTTTGAAAGACTGGTGACCTACGATGAATCAATTTGATTGGACAGTAGTAGAGCAACTGTCAAATTTGTATGGCATTTCAGGTC is a genomic window containing:
- a CDS encoding GrdB-related putative oxidoreductase, with protein sequence MMRVVLFFDQIQAGAGGKDKTDVPLAVEKGGIGAYLTFQQYLDKSLSVIATTYSGTGYFQDHKEEVITKMLGLLKKVKADFVLCGPCYNYEPYAEMAAQLAAAVSEQLPDCQAIVMCSEENKRIIDTFKQQVVMVKMPKKGGVGLSDSFKNLSKVMVAVGQGQSLDDLATCIYQ
- a CDS encoding PTS lactose/cellobiose transporter subunit IIA, whose protein sequence is MQDLEMICFKMISNLGAARSLFMEALQAAKAYEFDKARQLIEEGESYRLKGHDVHFELLSKESSGEGENVTLLLLHAEDQLMSSEIIKLLAEETIGVYETFHQFENND
- a CDS encoding PTS sugar transporter subunit IIB: MKKIYLFCNAGMSTSLVASKMQDVANQHQLPIEVKAFSDAKLASTVEEYHPDVILLGPQVKFKYEETKKKYEPEGIPVAVIDLEDYGNVNGERILKRAIKMLKEKGGK
- a CDS encoding BglG family transcription antiterminator, which produces MKQRYYRILTILYQRYPNQWIKGTILAKDLEISSRTLRTDIGEMNTIVPGVIQSHTHRGYYLDREKYYVFQKQIPQEYMNVIPEKPEERIGWLLRQLLLNPSGICTSQLEAQLFISSYTLDLDILQLRKMINGYKGLSLKKKKDTLLLEGLEYPKRKLYRDLLTSEIQGEFINLNRLATLYPNFNMLEISKLFDATLKRLNYQVRSSIIPVLLVHIGISIDRMMVGQIVPYDTKDKTIEDSQEWQVAQQFLEEISQLLSISIPTCEVKMMARLLIGYREQAVYQTSSQQRQLEGFVEEILSEVKETIGIDFGEDTEFAHGLCIHLQGVLERLENQIHIPNLLLKNIKTQYPLVFDMAVYMANRLSQMIGMDLSEEEVGFIALHLGAGYARAYHAKKQRAILVGTINPHMKHLVVEKITDRFKDRIEIVGTLPYFEESVVLEKNVDLIVSCVALKHRLPVETIIITPFFNAQDELGLFKLLNELEKRQTNIEFNMMIGKFIDETFFYPQLEVETATEAITVMVDRLKQYSIVDDSFLESCLQREACSATSFDYSLAIPHPLVLNSRQSVISIAHLAHPIEWGGTRVEMVMLLALNEADREFMTIFFDWLARIISDRDSIQTLVSIDNRDQFIQYIVQH
- a CDS encoding PTS sugar transporter subunit IIC, coding for MLDKIERILAPLAVKLGNNRELIAIRDGFLVSTPLLIVASIFLVIANFPIPGYSEFIAHAFGQGWESYLDPIINATFSCVGLLGAVGIGYSYGKQLNTDAIAAGAVSLVSFLILAPQAHPNFVDSATDKVFKGFAFGNLGSAGLFIAMISALLAVRIFTFVKNKGWVIKLPDGVPPAVTASFAALVPSMFVMFFFLLVNILFSLTSYGYAHNFIYQILQAPLMGFGQSVIFEPIYQFLSTLFWFFGINGPAVTNTIFSPIHLALTTENLEAFQAGLPLPNIFTGPFGDFFGNFGGGGSTLSLVLLMVFAGKSERMKKLGRLSILPGIFGINEMVIFGLPVVLNPVILVPFLFVPLMNTVLATLATMAGIIPYTTGAALPWTTPLFFSGWLSTGSIVAGLFQIFLVSLGCAVYYPFFKVLDNQYLRDETSGENVEEDDLDDISLDDLSFD